A portion of the Micromonospora tarapacensis genome contains these proteins:
- a CDS encoding alpha-galactosidase — protein sequence MAWTGSWEICAERDTGGLTRVRAGRQLVDGPLELAAGGRLTLPVVTGAYSPDGLDGLARVWHTHQRLLAGERLTPRPVLYNSWEATYFAVEAESQLALAGIAAELGVETFVVDDGWFVGRDDDTAGLGDWRPDPAKFPAGFDAFIADVRALGLNFGLWVEPECVNPKSTLYAEHPEWVYSVDGRPLTPVRNQYLLDLGRPEVAEFVHSTVDDLLRRYDIDYLKWDFNRPRTEPGRPGGAGPLDLDGAHVANLHQIYERLRRDHPGVLIEACAGGGARTDLAMAARADVFWPSDNTGPLDRLAIQYGFLHANAPHLLSSWVTDAPGLFDPRPRTLAFRFVLAMAGVLGIGADIRAWTPAERAEAAIWIARYKEIRDVVTHGEVHLIGGPDQARCAVQYTAPDQSRVVVLAWHTGRLDGVGLLPSRPVRLPLHGLDPAARYRHGDRHYSGSHLGAVGLPVQWSATHDADLIVLTRH from the coding sequence TTGGCCTGGACCGGCTCGTGGGAGATCTGCGCCGAGCGGGACACCGGCGGCCTGACCCGGGTCCGGGCCGGCCGCCAGCTGGTCGACGGCCCGCTTGAGCTGGCCGCGGGCGGGCGGCTGACCCTGCCGGTGGTCACCGGGGCGTACAGCCCGGACGGCCTGGACGGGCTGGCCCGGGTCTGGCACACCCACCAGCGGTTGCTCGCCGGGGAACGGCTCACCCCGCGCCCGGTGCTCTACAACTCCTGGGAGGCCACCTACTTCGCAGTCGAGGCGGAGAGCCAGCTCGCCCTCGCCGGGATCGCCGCCGAACTCGGTGTGGAGACGTTCGTCGTGGACGACGGCTGGTTCGTCGGCCGCGACGACGACACCGCCGGGTTGGGAGACTGGCGGCCCGACCCGGCGAAGTTCCCGGCCGGGTTCGACGCGTTCATCGCCGACGTCCGCGCACTCGGGCTGAACTTCGGGCTCTGGGTCGAGCCGGAGTGCGTCAACCCGAAATCGACGCTCTACGCCGAGCACCCGGAGTGGGTCTACTCCGTCGACGGTCGGCCGCTCACCCCGGTACGCAACCAGTACCTGCTCGACCTGGGCCGGCCGGAGGTCGCCGAGTTCGTGCACTCCACCGTGGATGATCTGCTGCGCCGATACGACATCGACTACCTGAAGTGGGACTTCAACCGGCCGCGTACCGAGCCGGGGCGTCCGGGCGGGGCCGGTCCGCTCGACCTGGACGGCGCACACGTCGCCAACCTGCACCAGATCTACGAGCGGCTGCGCCGGGACCACCCCGGTGTGCTGATCGAGGCCTGTGCCGGCGGTGGCGCGCGGACCGACCTGGCGATGGCCGCCCGCGCCGACGTGTTCTGGCCGAGCGACAACACCGGGCCGCTGGACCGGCTGGCCATCCAGTACGGGTTTCTGCACGCCAACGCCCCGCACCTGCTCAGCTCCTGGGTCACCGACGCGCCCGGCCTGTTCGACCCACGGCCGCGAACACTGGCGTTCCGGTTCGTGCTGGCGATGGCCGGTGTGCTCGGCATCGGCGCGGACATCCGGGCCTGGACCCCCGCCGAGCGGGCCGAGGCGGCCATCTGGATCGCCCGCTACAAGGAGATCCGGGACGTCGTCACGCACGGTGAGGTGCACCTGATCGGCGGGCCCGACCAGGCCCGTTGCGCCGTGCAGTACACCGCGCCTGACCAGAGCCGGGTGGTCGTACTGGCCTGGCACACCGGCCGGCTGGACGGCGTCGGCCTGCTGCCGTCCCGCCCGGTCCGGTTGCCGCTGCACGGCCTTGACCCGGCGGCCCGCTACCGGCACGGCGACCGGCACTACTCCGGTAGCCATCTCGGCGCGGTCGGCCTGCCCGTGCAGTGGAGCGCGACTCACGACGCCGACCTCATCGTGCTGACCCGTCACTAG
- a CDS encoding FadR/GntR family transcriptional regulator: MAQYARRGVHGQTVEAIARRILTGEIAAGATLNIVALQEEFDVSLTALREALKVLSAKGIVDARQKRGTFVRPRADWNLLDGDVIRWQFAGDTDQRLLDQLHEVRAIIEPAAARLAATRASEDDLAALDRALAEMAAANGDSGAAVAADLAFHRALLAATHNELLERMEVVMETGLAERDRLVHGGAAHDDPVPSHRAVVDALRERDAAAAESAMRELLDKAVRDVEKARGQRSSQ; the protein is encoded by the coding sequence TTGGCACAGTACGCACGCCGCGGCGTCCACGGGCAAACCGTCGAAGCGATCGCCCGTCGCATCCTCACCGGGGAGATCGCCGCCGGCGCGACCCTGAACATCGTCGCGTTGCAGGAGGAGTTCGACGTCAGCCTGACGGCGTTACGCGAGGCACTGAAGGTCCTGTCGGCAAAAGGCATCGTCGACGCCCGGCAGAAGCGCGGCACCTTCGTCCGGCCCCGTGCGGACTGGAACCTGCTCGACGGCGACGTGATCCGCTGGCAGTTCGCCGGGGACACCGACCAGCGGCTGCTCGACCAACTGCACGAGGTGCGCGCCATCATCGAGCCGGCCGCCGCGCGTCTGGCGGCCACCCGCGCCAGCGAGGACGACCTGGCCGCGCTCGACCGGGCACTGGCCGAGATGGCAGCGGCCAACGGTGACTCCGGCGCCGCCGTCGCCGCCGACCTCGCCTTCCACCGCGCGCTGCTCGCCGCCACCCACAACGAGCTACTGGAACGGATGGAGGTGGTGATGGAGACCGGGCTCGCCGAACGGGACCGTCTGGTGCACGGCGGCGCCGCGCACGACGACCCGGTGCCCAGCCACCGTGCGGTGGTCGACGCGCTGCGCGAGCGGGACGCCGCGGCGGCCGAGTCCGCCATGCGTG
- a CDS encoding carbohydrate ABC transporter permease, whose amino-acid sequence MTATISTTSVTPTRRRRRSARLSPLLVAFVLVPFAVESVWVFWPALQGFWFSLTSWDGMSPPAYVGADNYVELAGDATFRGALVNTVIWLVLFGGLSVLGGFGMALILQKERRGVGFYRAALFTPVVFSLVVTALVWRVFYQPDGVADTLLRAVGLEQLIRPWLADPQTALYAVILPALWRQIGYVMVLFLAGLKAIDPALHEAARMDGANSWQRLRHVTIPQLRGINAVVLSIIVIDSLRSFDIVWSLTRGGPYHSSELLSTYMYSTAFQSLRLGYASAIAVVIFVLALAVILGYLVRAFREEA is encoded by the coding sequence GTGACCGCAACGATCTCCACGACTTCGGTCACCCCCACCCGTCGGCGGCGACGGTCGGCTCGACTGTCGCCGCTGCTGGTGGCGTTCGTCCTGGTGCCGTTCGCGGTCGAGAGCGTCTGGGTCTTCTGGCCGGCGCTCCAGGGCTTCTGGTTCTCCCTCACCAGCTGGGACGGCATGTCGCCGCCGGCCTACGTCGGCGCGGACAACTACGTCGAGCTGGCCGGTGACGCCACATTCCGGGGCGCGCTGGTCAACACGGTGATCTGGCTGGTGCTGTTCGGCGGCCTCTCCGTGCTGGGCGGCTTCGGCATGGCGCTGATCCTGCAGAAGGAGCGGCGCGGCGTCGGCTTCTACCGGGCCGCGCTGTTCACCCCGGTGGTCTTCTCGCTGGTCGTGACCGCGCTCGTCTGGCGGGTCTTCTACCAGCCCGACGGCGTCGCCGACACGCTGCTGCGGGCCGTCGGCCTGGAGCAGCTGATCCGGCCCTGGCTGGCCGACCCGCAGACCGCGCTGTACGCGGTGATCCTGCCCGCGCTGTGGCGGCAGATCGGGTACGTGATGGTGCTGTTCCTGGCCGGGCTGAAGGCGATCGACCCGGCGCTGCACGAGGCGGCCCGGATGGACGGCGCCAACTCCTGGCAGCGGCTGCGGCACGTCACCATCCCCCAGCTCCGGGGGATCAACGCCGTGGTGCTGTCGATCATCGTGATCGACTCGCTCCGCTCGTTCGACATCGTCTGGTCGCTGACCAGGGGCGGGCCGTACCACTCGTCGGAGCTGCTCAGCACCTACATGTACTCGACCGCGTTCCAGAGCCTGCGGCTGGGCTACGCCTCCGCGATCGCCGTCGTGATCTTCGTGCTCGCGCTGGCCGTCATCCTCGGCTACCTGGTCCGCGCGTTCCGGGAGGAAGCGTGA
- a CDS encoding glycoside hydrolase family 36 N-terminal domain-containing protein, producing the protein MTAAIGRRWTLRGAHTEYTVTVPTHGRWLELVAWGPHGVSDGPSPVAYDGPVPFLTAGDAAPIEYATDADRPFTGADLVIETPSGERRVGLVHTDARVDADQRELAVDFADPVTGLRATVRYQVPVGTDVVQRWVELTNDGTGSLRVVRASSGGFCVPTPHGALLSHQWGQWAQEFQLSHVELGHGTFSIGSSQGVPGHLHVPWLTVRDAAEPAGPAWGGVGLDRLVGDLRRAGHRRPDPGPGRPPAGRRPA; encoded by the coding sequence GTGACCGCCGCGATCGGGCGGCGCTGGACGCTGCGCGGCGCGCACACCGAGTACACCGTGACCGTCCCGACGCACGGTCGCTGGCTGGAGCTGGTCGCGTGGGGGCCGCACGGCGTCTCCGACGGGCCCTCGCCGGTCGCCTACGACGGCCCGGTGCCGTTCCTCACCGCCGGGGACGCCGCCCCCATCGAGTACGCCACCGACGCCGACCGCCCCTTCACCGGCGCCGACCTGGTGATCGAGACCCCCAGCGGGGAGCGCCGGGTCGGCCTCGTCCACACCGACGCGCGGGTCGATGCCGACCAGCGGGAGCTGGCGGTCGACTTCGCCGACCCGGTGACCGGGCTACGCGCCACCGTGCGCTACCAGGTGCCCGTCGGCACCGACGTGGTGCAGCGGTGGGTCGAGTTGACAAACGACGGCACCGGCTCGCTGCGGGTGGTCCGGGCCTCCTCGGGTGGGTTCTGCGTGCCGACGCCGCACGGCGCGCTGCTCAGCCACCAGTGGGGGCAGTGGGCACAGGAGTTCCAGCTCTCCCACGTCGAGTTGGGCCACGGCACGTTCAGCATCGGCAGCTCCCAGGGCGTACCCGGGCACCTGCACGTGCCCTGGCTGACCGTCCGGGACGCCGCCGAGCCGGCCGGCCCGGCCTGGGGTGGCGTTGGCCTGGACCGGCTCGTGGGAGATCTGCGCCGAGCGGGACACCGGCGGCCTGACCCGGGTCCGGGCCGGCCGCCAGCTGGTCGACGGCCCGCTTGA
- a CDS encoding NADP-dependent oxidoreductase, translating into MRAIEQDRLGGPEVLNLVEVDRPEPGPAEVLVRVHAVGVNPTDFWHRETGGLLGRPVRLGWDLSGVVEAAGVGAALFRPGDEVFGMPRLPQPAGTYAEYVAAPSRHLARKPAGLSHVQAAGLGLAGLTAWQALVDVADVQPGQRVLVHAAAGGVGHLAVQIAKARGAHVIGTASAAKHAFVRGLGADEVIDYTTTDFAERLHDLDVIVDSIGGEYGPRSLRTLRPGGILVALASPAETYLEEAAARQGKRARFMIVEPDAAGLSSLAGLVGTRQLRVEVDAVLPLEQVAKAHQIGQTGRTKGKIILTL; encoded by the coding sequence ATGCGTGCGATCGAACAGGACCGGCTCGGCGGGCCCGAAGTCCTCAATCTGGTGGAGGTCGACCGCCCCGAGCCCGGCCCGGCGGAGGTGCTCGTCCGGGTCCACGCGGTCGGGGTCAACCCGACCGACTTCTGGCACCGCGAGACCGGCGGCCTGCTCGGCCGGCCGGTGCGGCTGGGCTGGGACCTGTCCGGCGTGGTCGAGGCGGCCGGCGTCGGGGCCGCGCTGTTCCGGCCCGGTGACGAGGTTTTCGGCATGCCACGGCTACCGCAGCCGGCCGGCACCTACGCGGAGTACGTGGCGGCACCGTCGCGGCACCTCGCCCGCAAGCCTGCCGGGCTGTCCCACGTTCAGGCGGCCGGTCTGGGGCTCGCCGGGCTCACCGCGTGGCAGGCACTCGTCGACGTCGCCGACGTCCAGCCGGGCCAGCGTGTCCTGGTGCACGCGGCTGCGGGCGGCGTCGGCCACCTCGCCGTGCAGATCGCCAAGGCGCGTGGTGCACACGTGATCGGCACCGCGAGCGCGGCCAAGCACGCGTTCGTCCGTGGGCTGGGTGCCGACGAGGTCATCGACTACACCACGACGGACTTCGCCGAGCGGCTGCACGACCTCGACGTGATCGTGGACTCGATCGGCGGCGAGTACGGGCCGCGTTCGCTGCGGACCCTGCGCCCGGGCGGCATCCTGGTCGCCCTCGCCTCGCCGGCCGAGACGTACCTGGAGGAGGCGGCAGCCCGGCAGGGCAAGCGGGCCCGATTCATGATCGTCGAGCCGGACGCCGCCGGGCTCTCATCCCTCGCCGGCCTGGTCGGCACGCGGCAGCTCCGGGTCGAGGTGGACGCTGTACTGCCCCTCGAACAGGTCGCCAAGGCCCACCAGATCGGCCAGACCGGCCGTACCAAAGGAAAGATCATCCTGACTCTCTGA
- a CDS encoding Fur family transcriptional regulator, translated as MTADFEAQLRTASLRVTRPRLAVLAALRDHPHVDTETVIGLVRADLPTVSHQAVYDVLRALTAAGLVRRIEPAGATARYESRVGDNHHHVVCRSCGAIADVDCAVGHAPCLTASDDHGFVVDEAEVVYWGTCPDCATESMPQ; from the coding sequence ATGACGGCCGACTTCGAGGCGCAGCTGCGGACGGCCTCGTTGCGTGTCACCCGGCCCCGGTTGGCGGTGCTCGCAGCGCTGCGCGACCACCCGCACGTCGACACCGAAACGGTCATCGGGCTGGTTCGGGCGGATCTCCCCACGGTCTCCCACCAGGCGGTGTACGACGTACTACGTGCACTCACCGCCGCCGGTCTGGTGCGGCGCATCGAGCCCGCCGGTGCGACCGCCCGCTACGAGTCCCGGGTGGGGGACAACCACCACCACGTCGTGTGCCGCTCGTGCGGTGCGATCGCCGACGTCGACTGCGCCGTCGGCCATGCCCCCTGTCTCACCGCCTCCGACGACCACGGTTTCGTGGTCGACGAGGCGGAGGTCGTCTATTGGGGCACCTGCCCCGACTGCGCGACCGAAAGCATGCCCCAGTGA
- a CDS encoding carbohydrate ABC transporter permease, whose translation MNKLRTGAFHTGMILLSLLWLGPVLWVVLMSTRSFDDIAAHGVGSLPRSFTLDTYRQAWTDGGELRALINSTLVTVPSVVLSLGLSAMAAFALSRFRIPGRRTILLLMLAGNLLPPQILLIPVAKFSELTGLYDTLWALIAVQVGFGLGFYTFVLHGFMRDLPGEIQEAATIDGAGTAQIFTRVILPLTRPALAALGALSFTWIFNDLLWAITVLRTDDNMPVTPALLALQGQFVSSWNVIAAGTVIAAVPTVAVFLRFQRHFVSGLALGAVK comes from the coding sequence ATGAACAAGCTCCGCACCGGGGCCTTCCACACCGGCATGATCCTGCTCTCGCTGCTCTGGCTGGGCCCGGTGCTCTGGGTCGTGCTGATGTCCACCCGATCGTTCGACGACATCGCCGCGCACGGCGTGGGCAGCCTGCCCCGGTCGTTCACCCTGGACACCTACCGGCAGGCCTGGACCGACGGCGGCGAGCTGCGCGCGTTGATCAACAGCACCCTGGTCACCGTCCCGTCGGTGGTGTTGAGCCTGGGGCTGTCCGCGATGGCCGCGTTCGCGCTGAGCCGCTTCCGGATCCCCGGGCGGCGGACCATCCTGCTGCTGATGCTCGCCGGCAACCTGCTGCCGCCGCAGATCCTGCTCATCCCGGTGGCCAAGTTCAGCGAGTTGACCGGCCTGTACGACACGCTCTGGGCGTTGATCGCGGTGCAGGTCGGTTTCGGGCTCGGCTTCTACACCTTCGTCCTGCACGGCTTCATGCGGGACCTGCCGGGCGAGATCCAGGAGGCGGCCACGATCGACGGCGCCGGCACGGCGCAGATCTTCACCCGGGTGATCCTGCCGCTGACCCGGCCGGCGCTGGCCGCCCTCGGGGCGCTCTCCTTCACCTGGATCTTCAACGATCTGCTCTGGGCGATCACCGTGCTGCGCACCGACGACAACATGCCGGTCACCCCGGCGCTGCTCGCCCTGCAGGGGCAGTTCGTCTCGTCCTGGAACGTCATCGCCGCCGGCACGGTCATCGCGGCCGTCCCCACCGTCGCGGTCTTCCTGCGCTTCCAGCGGCACTTCGTCTCCGGCCTGGCGCTCGGAGCGGTCAAGTGA
- a CDS encoding GlxA family transcriptional regulator: MRRVVVLALDGVYPFELSIPVRIFGTAVGPDDEPLYEVVTCSVDGESVATSADFTVAVQHGPEVIDTADTLVLPPFVCDPIGDQDWLPEPVAAALRRLRPDARIVSICTASYVLATAGLLDGRPATTHWNNAEHFQRAFPNVKVDADVLFIDDGQVLTAAGVASGMDLCLHLVRRDHGSAVANRVARLCVVPPWREGGQAQFIDRPVPEPATATTSETRQWALGQLHRPITLAELARHARTSVRTFSRRFRAEVGMTPVQWLARQRVEHARRLLETTDLPVDRVAAEAGFGTAASLRQHLTGAIGVSPTVYRQTFRTTVSTAPAS; this comes from the coding sequence ATGCGTCGTGTGGTCGTCCTGGCGCTCGACGGCGTGTACCCGTTCGAGCTGAGCATTCCGGTCCGCATCTTCGGCACCGCTGTCGGTCCCGACGATGAGCCGCTCTACGAGGTGGTCACCTGCAGCGTCGACGGCGAGTCGGTCGCCACCAGCGCGGACTTCACCGTGGCCGTCCAGCACGGCCCCGAGGTGATCGACACGGCCGACACACTTGTGCTTCCGCCCTTCGTCTGCGATCCGATCGGCGACCAGGACTGGCTGCCTGAACCGGTCGCGGCGGCGCTGCGCCGGTTGCGGCCCGATGCGCGGATCGTGTCCATCTGCACAGCCTCGTACGTGCTGGCCACCGCCGGGCTGCTCGACGGCCGGCCGGCCACCACGCACTGGAACAACGCGGAGCACTTCCAGCGCGCGTTTCCGAACGTGAAGGTCGACGCGGACGTGCTGTTCATCGACGACGGACAGGTGCTCACCGCGGCCGGCGTGGCGTCCGGCATGGACCTGTGTCTGCACCTGGTGCGCCGCGACCACGGCAGCGCCGTCGCCAACCGGGTGGCGCGGCTGTGCGTCGTACCGCCGTGGCGTGAGGGCGGCCAGGCGCAGTTCATCGACCGTCCGGTGCCCGAGCCGGCGACCGCGACCACGTCCGAGACCCGGCAGTGGGCACTCGGACAGCTACACCGGCCGATCACCCTCGCCGAGCTGGCCCGGCACGCCCGCACGAGCGTACGCACGTTCTCGCGCCGCTTCCGCGCCGAGGTCGGCATGACACCGGTGCAGTGGCTCGCGCGGCAGCGGGTCGAACACGCCCGCCGTCTGCTGGAGACCACCGACCTGCCGGTCGACCGGGTCGCCGCCGAGGCCGGCTTCGGCACCGCCGCGTCGCTGCGTCAGCACCTGACCGGCGCGATCGGGGTCTCGCCGACGGTGTACCGGCAGACGTTCCGCACCACGGTGTCGACGGCCCCCGCGTCGTGA
- a CDS encoding SDR family NAD(P)-dependent oxidoreductase gives MRRLEGKNALVTGAMGGIGAATARRLAADGAAVALLDVHDTTPLADELTAGGDRALSVMGDVSDEADWTAAVAATRAGLGPVDILVSAAYAVQVAPAHETSRQSWDHQLGVSLTGSFLGVRACLDDLRAGSGAVVLISSVHALVGLPGRPAYAAAKGGLVALGRQLAVEYGPRVRVNTVLPGPILTGAWADVSEEDRERSVAQTVAQRFGTPDEVAATVAFLASPDAAYITGASLVVDGGWTAVKASA, from the coding sequence ATGCGCCGACTTGAGGGCAAGAATGCGCTGGTCACCGGCGCGATGGGCGGGATCGGCGCCGCCACCGCCCGGCGACTCGCCGCCGACGGAGCAGCCGTCGCGCTGCTCGACGTGCACGACACGACACCGCTGGCCGACGAACTGACCGCCGGCGGCGACCGAGCACTTTCCGTAATGGGCGATGTCAGCGACGAGGCCGACTGGACGGCCGCCGTCGCGGCCACGCGGGCCGGCCTCGGCCCGGTCGACATCCTGGTCAGCGCCGCCTACGCCGTGCAGGTCGCGCCAGCACACGAAACCAGCCGGCAATCCTGGGACCACCAGCTCGGCGTCAGCCTCACCGGCTCCTTCCTCGGCGTCCGCGCCTGCCTGGACGACCTGCGGGCAGGCTCGGGCGCGGTGGTGCTGATCTCCTCGGTGCACGCGCTGGTGGGGTTGCCCGGCCGGCCCGCGTACGCCGCGGCCAAGGGCGGCCTGGTCGCGCTCGGCCGCCAGCTCGCCGTGGAGTACGGCCCGCGGGTGCGGGTCAACACCGTGCTGCCGGGGCCCATCCTCACCGGCGCCTGGGCCGACGTGTCCGAAGAGGACCGGGAGCGCAGCGTCGCGCAGACCGTGGCGCAGCGCTTCGGCACACCGGACGAGGTGGCCGCCACGGTCGCCTTCCTCGCCTCACCGGACGCCGCCTACATCACCGGCGCGAGCCTCGTGGTGGACGGTGGATGGACAGCGGTGAAAGCCTCGGCCTGA
- a CDS encoding ABC transporter substrate-binding protein, producing MSDFDPGRRQFLGHLGLAGLGALGAGSLLSACASSAGGPTTSDGSGAITIQSNLSSPQAKAAMEKLIESFNAQGKGTARLNTIASETFRVQLPTYLTSANPPDLYTWYAGSVANDYASKDLLLDVSDVWKSLGDYPQSLRTLSTDASGKQIFVPMNNYWWGFFYRKSNFAKWGVREPKTWTDFLALCETLKSKGVPPIGIGLGDTPWVASAWFDYLNIRINGAPFHRELLAGKQRFDDPRVKAVFTRWREALPYFDPKGKAYPFQEATTALLAGKTGMFLIGTFFADAAPKDALGDLDFFRFPVIDPAVPLAEEAPTDGFFASAKTANPTGTRALLAYLAGVEAQEAYVKASSGIVLPANPKAKAVDSPLVVKGKAMLDEAKELTQFFNRDSNDALQPTADTALIKFIDKPDQIDAILREWQSSAEKVFKG from the coding sequence GTGAGCGACTTCGACCCCGGTCGCCGGCAGTTCCTCGGCCACCTCGGGCTTGCCGGCCTGGGCGCACTCGGCGCCGGCTCGCTCCTCAGCGCGTGCGCCAGCTCCGCGGGTGGGCCGACGACGAGCGACGGCTCGGGCGCGATCACCATCCAGTCCAACCTCTCCTCGCCGCAGGCCAAGGCGGCGATGGAGAAGCTGATCGAGAGTTTCAACGCGCAGGGCAAGGGCACGGCGAGGCTCAACACGATCGCCTCGGAGACCTTCCGGGTCCAGCTGCCGACCTACCTGACCTCGGCCAACCCGCCGGACCTCTACACCTGGTACGCGGGCTCGGTCGCCAACGACTACGCCAGCAAGGACCTGCTGCTGGACGTCTCCGACGTCTGGAAGTCGCTGGGCGACTACCCCCAGTCGCTGCGCACCCTCTCCACCGACGCCAGCGGCAAGCAGATCTTCGTTCCGATGAACAACTACTGGTGGGGCTTCTTCTACCGCAAGTCCAACTTCGCCAAGTGGGGCGTGCGGGAGCCGAAGACCTGGACCGACTTCCTGGCCCTCTGCGAGACGCTGAAGAGCAAGGGCGTGCCGCCGATCGGCATCGGCCTGGGCGACACCCCCTGGGTGGCCTCGGCCTGGTTCGACTACCTCAACATCCGGATCAACGGCGCACCCTTCCACCGCGAGTTGCTCGCCGGCAAGCAGCGCTTCGACGACCCCCGGGTCAAGGCGGTCTTCACCCGCTGGCGCGAGGCCCTGCCCTACTTCGACCCGAAGGGCAAGGCGTACCCGTTCCAGGAGGCGACCACCGCGCTGCTGGCCGGCAAGACCGGCATGTTCCTGATCGGCACGTTCTTCGCCGACGCGGCACCCAAGGACGCCCTCGGCGACCTGGACTTCTTCCGGTTCCCGGTCATCGATCCGGCGGTGCCACTGGCCGAGGAGGCCCCGACGGACGGCTTTTTCGCCAGCGCGAAGACCGCCAACCCGACCGGCACCAGGGCCCTGCTCGCCTACCTCGCCGGAGTCGAGGCGCAGGAGGCGTACGTCAAGGCCAGCTCCGGCATCGTGCTGCCGGCCAACCCCAAGGCGAAGGCGGTCGACTCGCCGCTGGTGGTCAAGGGCAAGGCGATGCTGGACGAGGCCAAGGAGCTGACCCAGTTCTTCAACCGCGACTCGAACGACGCGCTCCAGCCGACCGCGGACACCGCGCTGATCAAGTTCATCGACAAGCCGGACCAGATCGACGCGATCCTGCGGGAGTGGCAGAGCAGCGCCGAGAAGGTCTTCAAGGGCTGA